In Colletotrichum higginsianum IMI 349063 chromosome 1, whole genome shotgun sequence, the DNA window CGCCCACTCATGGTCTTTGGGCATGGAGATGGGGCCGACGCGGAGCTCTTCAATGGTGTTGTAAGCGGCGTCGGACTCGCGCTTGAGGATGCCAGCGTAGGCGTTGTAAGCCTTTTGGACCTCGCCCACTACGATGGCCTCGAGTTCGCGGCCAGAATTCTCCAGGTTCAAGTAGGCCTGGTGGAGATAATTCTCCTCATCGATCTGGCGCTCAACCTGcctgtcgacggcgagacgCAGTAGGTACGGATCTTGCTTTCCGGTCGTTAAAGACGGGTCCAGATCAGCCTGGCCCAAGGTGTCTTGTAGTGCCTTGACAGCGCGCTTCGTGCCATCCATCTCCTTGTCTACCAAGTTTTTGAAGTCGCCCGACAAGTTCTTGATCTCCTTAATCTTCTGATGAAGGTCATTTCGCAGGCCAGTGAGGGCTAAAATGACATCCTCTTCgatctccttggccttgtttGATTCAAGAATGGCGCCCTTGTGGTAGCTCCGCAGTATTTGTAGCGCATCATCGATGCCACCCGAGTCGAGGAAACCGGGTGGACTAGAAATATTATTGGCGACGTTGGCGAGCTTCAATAACGATTTGGACTTGTGCTCATAGTGAGTTTGAATTTCGCGGTAGTATGCAATGAGGTCTTTGAGAATCTTGCGCCATGCTGGGGGAAATGGGTCAGTGGCTTCGGTAAACGAATGGGGTTGCGCAGGGGCGCTTACACTGGAACCTGGTGGCTAGAGCATCGGTTGGGTTTCCCGACGTCGGAACAGGGCAGTGGAATGCGCTGTGTACTTCGTCTGGGTCGTTAGAGGACTGCAGAGCTAGGCTACGCACGCTTCCAGCCTTCATGCTTCGTCGACTGCTACTGCGCTTCAGGCTGCCGTTTCTGCGCAGCgagttcttcttcttgagggTGTTGTGGCGCGAGGGAAGATTCAGGTGATCCTCCCCGCCGTTGGAGACGAATGAGTTGGAACGAGGCATGTTGGACGAGTGACCCTCAATGATGCTACTCCCTCTTTGGCTCGCATCCCATTCTTCTGTGAACTTGCCGCGAGCCGTAGCGAAAGGTACTGCCAGGTTGGCGcggttgttgttggcggcgttCGGGCTGTCGTGGTTTGCGGCGTCCCTCTCTAAAGGAAGGGTTTGCGCCAGGCTGTGCCCGGTGTGAGAGTTGGCTAGAGTGTTGTGTTGCGTCTCTTGATCTTCGCCGTATCGCAGAGGAGCAGTTCGTTGAGGAGGAGTAGAATAggtagcggcggcggcagtcgAGGTGTATGAGGAAGAGGGCTGGGCGGGTTGATGAGGGAAATAGGACGAGGTGGGATTTGGGTTCatagcggcggcggcgccgtagCCAGCTCGTTCTTCCATGTCTCTCCCTCTGTCCCgttccctttctctttccctGTATGAGTCGGAGTCAGCGAGGTGCGGCGCGTGGTTGGGCCTCGGCGTGGGAGATGAAGACGCGAGCGGGGATCTAGCGGCCATCGTGTGGGCGTCTCAAAGACACCAAGACACCTTGAATGCCGGTGTTGGAAAAGAGACGACTCAGGCTAGCGCAGCAGCGGGCATGGGCTGCAAGCTTGAGGATCGATGGCGGCGATTTTAGACAGACTTAGCGCAGCAAAGAAGGGCGGAATGGGCGACAATCAATAGGTTGAGGTGTGCGTTTGACGCAATGGTTAGCGGAAGAGCTATCTTGGGCTCAGACCAATGTCGTCATCAGCGACGGTCGAGTCGTGGAGGTGGCTCCCGATTCGGCCCAGCGGAATGCTATGTGTCTCGGGGATTGTTTTTGGCAGAAGAGGCGAAGTTGAGGGGGCGGCTGTTTTCTCGGATGGTGCGTGGATACTGGACAGGTGCACAGGTGCGACGCAATCAATTGGTCCTCCTTATGtccctttcttctttttctttctcttttggCGTAAAATCCCGGGACAGGACAGGATATGAAGGGGACGATGACGGACTGAAGAAGAGGATCAAGCACAGAAGTTTGGTCTTAGGTTAGGCCAGGGAGGATTACGcctacctacccacccaCGTTGTTCAAGGTATAGAACCCGTCCGCTGGGCTGTCAGGCTCTTTAACGGTGCATATAAGATGGAAAacagggggtggggggagtCCGTTTCTCGAATCTTGCACGAGGAGCCAACATCTGGTATCACCACCCAACCAATACAATACCAATTCCCCcatccttctctctctctcctccccctcttcagGCCTCACTCTCCTTCCCGGTTTGGTTCTCACAGGTCAGACAGGATCACAGGGCAACCGATTACATCTCCACTAAACCAGCTTCATGTGACTAAGGTATGTGGCCAAGGCTGTCCCCTTgaggtcgcacaggtacacaaCATGTATAAAAAAGGTAGAAAACACAGCATAAGTGCTATACCCAGCACCGGCTTCCCGTGACAGTGGTTTATAAATGCACCTAGGTGCCACGGAAGTGTCTAACGCACAAGCGCACCCTTCCTTGCATCCCGCTTCGCGTCGAGGATGGGACGAATCATCGTCCTGTCTCTTGCTCGTTGCTGGCCGAGATTTGCGCTGATGTGCTCCGGCGTGCGCGGTTTCCTTGCAGGGCACTCCCGTCTTCTGACGCAGCTGTGCTTCGGACAGTACATGACATGGAAGCGCATTTCCAAGCCTAGCAGACTCTGGGATAGTTGCCATCGGTTCATATCGACAATAGCCCACAAGATGAAGGATTACACGGACCGTCTGATCCTATGTAATACTTGAGTGAGTAACTGCGGGTATCAGCGTCTCAATTGAGCTTCCTGTCAGTCAGTCGCGTACTGTTTGCCTGTCTGCCTGTCTGGCTGAGAGTTGATCATCTATCCATACAGAACAAGGGCGGCAATGTAGTACCGCACCAGTGATGGTTTAGGCCATCCTCCAATTACACGCACATGGTGCAATCATTGTGTTCGCTCAACCTCATCATCAACTTGCCCTCAGCCGTTGCCTTCTTTGACACACTCGCTTGATGCCATCCGTCTTTGCCCGCTCATTCCCCCGCACTTCCTTTCTCTTGAGCGAGACTGCGCCACCATACCATTGCGCTTCGTTTCCTCCCTCATCTTCTTCGTTGGCCGAggtggggggcggggggcagTCATGTGCCTCTGACCACCATGGAAGTCGTCGCGATGGTCGCGAACAAGAAACCAAGAATGGTCCTGCTACTTGAGCATCCGCCCGGCCGATGACGTAtgcgtcctcctcctccaatgGCTAGGTACATTCGCTACAATCATCACAGGCTTGGAACCTCGAGCCCGAGGTGACTACAGTACCCAAGGTTGTGCTAAACCCCTAGCTTCTGGGCATGCGGATGACCACTGTTCCGTTGCTGGTCGGCCGCGATGAATTTTCATCTCATAGACATTTATTCTGTGCTGTAGGTCGACATTGAGGATCTCGACATCCGTGCCACCCGACCAGCCCGAGCGTTCCCAACCACGACCGAGACGCTGCTCGATATTGTCACTTACTTGACGTTCATGGCTTGTTGGAGGCTGACTTGGCTTCTTTCTGTTTGGTACGGCGTTGGTAGCTTCAGGTTCAGCTGGAATTGTTGCCTGGTGCGGTCACCAACCCCAAGACTAAGACGTAATCGCTCGCACATGGAGATTGCCCATATTTCCTGTTGGTCAACTTTCGGCTTGCTGTGCAGATTTCTTGGAGTTCCCGAGAACAGTCAACACTATCCAGGTTTGACTGTGCGACCTCAAGaggcaccaccaccctcgcTACGTATTTTGTCCTACAAGTAATCATCTACTTCCATCTCGCACATGAAGCAGATAAATTTTGCGGTAATTCAGCATCATACAGCCAACCCGTTTCATCCTAGTCCTAGACCACTCCCGTATCAGAAATGAGCGAAACTGACATGGATCCTACAGCAGCAGTTTGTTCGGAAGCTCCTGGTAGTTATGAGAAGAATGAAAGGCAGAGAAGCCGACTCATTACCGCCGTTGTAGACCACGTGCGATGCTGCAGCAGCCACATGCCGCATTTGATCTCGCTCTTGGCTCTCGTCTTGTCTGGCAAGTGATAAACTCTGGCATTGAAAGAGCCATGTTATGTGTACAGTTGCCCTTAACTCGTGTTGTCTGTGACCCTGAATTTTTGGTGGTCAGATATCGTTCGTCTTATCTCTTGATTCGACTCCAGCCCAAGGGGCGAGGGCAGGGGCGGGCCTTTTGCGTAGTAGTCTATCGTTTCGAACCTTCACCCAAGTCAACAACATCGGTCAAATATCCTGCTGCGATAAGCTGGCCTGCAACAATTCAACTGGAAAGACGCGCGTTTATCGTATCCATTCAAAGTGTGTAAATGTGACAAGCTGCTAGAATGAAGGGTCAACAGGCGACACGCCTTCCCCGGGCCCGATCGTAGTCGTCCCGCGGAACCCAAACGCCCCTGCTATGCCATGATAGTGACCCGAACGCTCGACGCCATCCATAAGGTCGTGATTGCTATGCATCTCCATGTTTCCAAGTCCAACTCCCGTTCAAGTCGACAACTCGATTAAACGCCTGTCCCGTTTTGTATCCTCAGTCTCTTCGTCTATCAGGACCAGGGCCATCACGTATATCTCTCTCAAACTTGGGGCGTGGGAGCATCGTCCGCCACAGATTCGACGGGTTTGAGCCTCGTCCTCcgccgtggtggtggtgctttAGGTGGTATCTTCCTATGTCCATTCAAATgcaacgtcgacgtcgacgtcggtcCGACAGGAATACCGTGTCGATGTTTTGGTACTTCGGGCAGGGGTTTCTTCGCCCGCACTGCGACTCGCCCGGCATTTTCTTCTCCCTGCTTGGCTTCCGCTTCTGCTTCGGCTTTCCGACTCGGAGTGATGACACCGGGTTTCTCCATGACGGCCGCGACATCAACCACGCTAACGCTGCTTGCCGTCTGCGAGCGAGATAGACTGATGCCCAGGAACTTCCTCGCCACTTCAGCCTCGCCAGAAGGCTCCTGGTCGATAAGCCATTTCACTTTGGAGACGCGATCAACCAACCTC includes these proteins:
- a CDS encoding PH domain-containing protein, with amino-acid sequence MAARSPLASSSPTPRPNHAPHLADSDSYRERERERDRGRDMEERAGYGAAAAMNPNPTSSYFPHQPAQPSSSYTSTAAAATYSTPPQRTAPLRYGEDQETQHNTLANSHTGHSLAQTLPLERDAANHDSPNAANNNRANLAVPFATARGKFTEEWDASQRGSSIIEGHSSNMPRSNSFVSNGGEDHLNLPSRHNTLKKKNSLRRNGSLKRSSSRRSMKAGSVRSLALQSSNDPDEVHSAFHCPVPTSGNPTDALATRFQSWRKILKDLIAYYREIQTHYEHKSKSLLKLANVANNISSPPGFLDSGGIDDALQILRSYHKGAILESNKAKEIEEDVILALTGLRNDLHQKIKEIKNLSGDFKNLVDKEMDGTKRAVKALQDTLGQADLDPSLTTGKQDPYLLRLAVDRQVERQIDEENYLHQAYLNLENSGRELEAIVVGEVQKAYNAYAGILKRESDAAYNTIEELRVGPISMPKDHEWANFVQRDDQFVDPDIPLRSAEHIHYPGREHVACQEIRAGLLERKSKYLKSYTAGWYVLSSTHLHEFKSADKGQAPVMSLYLPEQKLGSHSSEGGSSNKFILKGRQTGSMHRGHTWVFRAESHDTVMAWYEDIKVLTERSPQERSEFVRGHVRSLSQSSQRSTSSDGVLEDDDDDEPFSAGTAVAASTSSRQDARRPEAGGRFPSDIQVNAQRGLQAPLSPSSVSSGLDNSDRDAVMPSAALPGSMLGVYLGSDEHPNGYGGTDQTPMEEIPSHAAIVTQQAREDGVNPYTRESLHRSQSLTRGQQAAYVPDTDVQRTQSQHATPDNHEGGSSPVASADYGHVLETPGGNGQYDQWMNGTRKLSPGNSTNNVSVAKTGNERTHSNDYLQQNVSPGAAVATFIPRSQGASREQQPISAIRPTSGTVRNDSVPTISNLHIPGEYPKGNAATIESSR